The Babylonia areolata isolate BAREFJ2019XMU chromosome 22, ASM4173473v1, whole genome shotgun sequence genome contains a region encoding:
- the LOC143297158 gene encoding solute carrier organic anion transporter family member 3A1-like, with protein sequence MEGESSGCVVNTTQLLQSEAPASPTDTGHTEGTETEVTQSSSRCSMLGFCHALGRKSPLTFTLASALCFLTQISMVVFTMSQITSLEKEFGFTSSQTGRIVSSAQIGSLCLVLPSGYLASRLHVPRFMTFAAVIFGLVSVMAGLPRFIFSASDASADVRNSSVGSAADVGPALCRLGEGGIEGERCEGVGALRNGTADSGEATQLAYNPRAFPVYVFLIVCQVIRGAMGTTAFPMFTEYIESNAKKTDTGFYMGIMASVAMLGPAVAFLGGGAISKLHVSLQPTDIDPTHPDWVGAWWLGFLIFGSLAAVAPVFLCRFPRHLQPPPPPPSPPLPPPTPFSPPLPPPPPSPLSSLPPCRESESSQEEGRSAGPKQESCPLAGPTCCFRTERVFPVCRTADDEPSVPTSGPVILFHGICYERHLRVHAKVHA encoded by the exons ATGGAAGGAGAGTCCAGTGGGTGTGtcgtcaacaccacacaactgcTGCAGTCTGAGGCTCCAGCTTCCCCCACAGACACAG GGCACACAGAGGGAACGGAAACGGAAGTGACGCAGTCTTCCAGCCGGTGCAGCATGCTGGGATTCTGTCATGCACTGGGCAGGAAAAGTCCTCTGACCTTCACCTTGGCTTCTGCCTTGTGCTTTCTGACCCAAATCAGCATGGTCGTCTTTACCATGTCACAG ATAACGTCCCTGGAGAAAGAGTTTGGCTTCACATCCTCTCAGACTGGGCGGATCGTGTCTTCGGCCCAGATCGGCAGTCTGTGTCTCGTGCTGCCCTCTGGCTATCTGGCCTCTCGGTTGCACGTGCCGAGGTTCATGACCTTTGCCGCTGTGATCTTTGGCCTGGTCAGTGTCATGGCCGGTCTGCCACGTTTCATCTTCTCCGCTTCTGACGCGTCGGCTGACGTGCGTAACAGCTCTGTTGGCAGTGCAG CCGACGTTGGTCCGGCGTTGTGCCGGTTGGGGGAGGgcgggatagagggggagaggtgtgagggtgtgggagcCCTGAGGAATGGAACCGCGGACAGTGGAGAGGCCACACAGCTGGCCTACAACCCACGGGCCTTCCCCGTGTACGTCTTCCTCATCgtctgccag GTGATACGAGGAGCCATGGGCACTACAGCATTCCCCATGTTCACAGAATACATTGAAAGCAACGCCAAGAAGACTGACACTGGATTCTACATGG GAATCATGGCCTCAGTGGCAATGCTGGGACCGGCCGTGGCCTTTCTGGGCGGCGGGGCCATCAGTAAACTGCACGTGTCCCTGCAAC CCACGGACATAGACCCGACACACCCAGACTGGGTGGGCGCCTGGTGGCTGGGCTTCCTCATCTTTGGCTCCCTGGCTGCTGTGGCGCCTGTCTTCCTCTGCCGCTTCCCCCGGCACCTCCagcctcctcccccgcccccctcaccacctctacctccacccacacccttctcaccacctctacctccacccccaccatcgcCCCTGTCGTCGCTGCCTCcgtgcagagagagtgagagcagtcAGGAGGAGGGGAGGTCAGCTGGCCCGAAGCAGGAGTCGTGTCCCCTTGCTGGCCCGACGTGCTGTTTCAGAACTGAGAG GGTTTTTCCTGTCTGTCGCACGGCTGATGATGAACCCAGTGTACCTACCTCTGGTCCTGTCATTCTGTTCCATGGGATTTGCTATGAACGGCATCTACGTGTTCATGCCAAAGTACATGCATGA